TCTGATACGATTAAGGTAATGTCTTGAATTTTAAGGATTGCAAATTTTGTACCGTCGACTTCGATAATATCTTTAAATATAAATTTTTGAGGAATTTTTTCGCCGTCTCTAACCCAGATAAGTTCAAATTCCTCATTTTTGGCTTTTCCTAAGCACTGGTCAAAGGCAAATTTATCTGCAACTGTTGAGAAAACAGCGTTTTTCTGATTGTTCTTTATCATTTCAAAAAGCATGTGAAGACTGTTTTGGGTTGCCCCTGCTGTTGGATTATCGCCGCCGTCGGATACAAAGACAGGCCCTTCAGGAAATTCGTTGGCGATTTTTAAAGCTTCCGCCGGTACTTTTGCTTCCATGGAAAACTGAAATTCTTTTCTTATAGACCAGAATCTTTCTGCCATATCTTTGGCTGTTTCGTATAAAAATTCTAAATCTTCCTCACAACCGCATACTAAGGAGCCTGCACCGCCAAAAGGAGAGTCTGCCCAGGGAAAGCCCATTACATAAGAAGAAGCGACAACTTTATCCTTTTTGTCGATTTCAATCAAAGATTCAAAAAGGCTCTTTGCCGGGTCAACTCTTGTTTCGCTCTGCTCGCCGCAGACAAGAAGCGGAATCTTAACTAAAGCAGTTTTTAAATTTTTCTTTTCCTTAAGGGACTGAATGAGAATCTCTGCCGCCCTTACGCCTGTATCGTATGCATCTGTATGGGGTGCCTTTCTGTATGCGTAAAAGCCGTTGCAGTTGCGAATCATTTTATCGGTTAAAGTAGCATGCATATCAAGGGAGCTTACGATTGGAATATCAGGCCATATTTTTCTTATATCTTCTAAAAGAGCTCCTTCGGGGTCATCTTCACCGTCAACGGCCATAGAGCCGTGAAGGGCAAGGCAGATACCGTCAAGATATGGTATTTCAGAAAGCCCTTTTACTATATTGTTTTTAAAGGTTAAAAATGTTTCTAATGTAAGCATACCCGAGGGGATTCCTCTGGCAAAAAATGTGGGGAAAATCTCAGCGCCTTCTTTTTGAAGGGTTTTATATATTCCGCCGACTACGGATTCGCCCCAGCCCTTAGTCCTATAAACATCTTCACCGAAAACCGTCGTAAAATCTTCACAAACAGAACGTATTTCCGTAAACGAATTGCTCTCATGCATCATAGAAGCAATTGCGATTTTCATTTGTATCCTCCTCTAAGTAAAATTATAATTGTTAAATGACTATATTTAAAATTATCATAACAATTTCATTATACAAAACAATAAAAGCCTGTTAAAAATAAGCAAGAATATGATTTGTGAGGGACAGTGAGGGTATATTTCTTATTTTAAAGGCTTTTATAAAGGTTATCTATTTACTTTATTATAATTAAAAATACAAGTGATTTATTTTTAAACAGCAAAGGACTACGGCTATAATTATATAAGTTTTTATATGATATTACAATATAGAGATCGAATTTGTGAAAAATATTAAGTCTTTTATTGGATAGAAATAATTAGGATTTTCCTGAGAAAACAGCGCTTTTTGGAATTATAAAGAGCAGATATGATATGAATAGAGTTCCTTGGAAATGATAGGAGTAAAACCTACGCTTATAAATATTAATTATTATTCAGGTAATATTCATTTGATTTCAAAGCCCTTTACGATAGGAATTTATATGGTATCTGTATATGACAGAAGCAAGAAAGAAACATTGAGCAGATAAATAAAAAAGTATACGGCAGATGCCTGTATACTTTTTTACTAATACAAAAAGATATGAACTTAAAGAATAGACGTGTGGCTCAAATATGTCCTGTGAACTTAGAGGGTGCCGGTTAGGATTTCGGCAACAATCTAAATTTTATTCCTAGGCTTTTATAATTCATTTACAGGGGGCAGACAGTGATGATGCTGGCAGATGTAAAAGGTTGTTTTGCTGTTTTTAAGAGGATACTCTTTCGTTTCGCAATCAAGAATTTTCACAATGGCGTCTTCTGGCATCTGATTCACAACAAAATTAAAATCGCTTTTGTCTTTTAAGACGCATACAATTTCCTTTGGAGGATTCATATACAGCATAAGAGCTGTCATAAAAAAGCTATGGCTTGACGGATAGGAGAAAGATTCTTTCATCATAAACTCAAATTGCATTTCAGTATATTTTTCTAATTTTTCTGTTTTATTTAGTTTCGATAGGATTAGCATATTATAGGCCATTACAGAATTACCGGAAGGAATTGCGCCGTCATAAGTTTCTTTGGGCCTTGTTAAAAGCTGTTCTCCCGATTTACCGTAAAGGTAAAATCCACCGTTATTAATATCATAAAATTCTTCAATGGCTTTTTCTGTTAGATTATAGGCTTTTTCTGCATATTGATTGTTAAATGTTACCTTATATAGCTCCAATAGTCCAAAAATATAAAAGGCATAATCATCTATAAAGCTTGTTTTGCTTATTTTGCCGTCTCTGTAAGAGGTAAAGACAGTATTATTTTCTGTCATATGGTCTTTGATGAAGGCAGCGGCTCTTTCGGCGGCATTTAGATATAAAGGATTTTTAAACGCGGCATATGCGCTTGATAAGGTTCCTATCATAAGGCCGTTCCATGCAGATAATATCTTATCGTCTAAATGAAGAGCGTACCTTTTCTTTCTATATTCATAGAGCTTTGGAAGATGAACCTCTATATTTTGATTTTTTATCCCTGTGAAAATAAGATTTGGAATACTTTTCCCTTCAAAATTTCCTTTTTCGGTAATATTAAATGTTTCATTGAAATGCTTCCCGTCGGTTTCTCCTAATATTTTTATAACTTCTTCAGGCTCAAAAAGATAATATTTGCCTTCAACACCTTCGCTGTCGGCATCTTGAGCACAATAGAAGCCGCCTTCCGGGCTTGTTAATTCCTTTAAGATATATTGAATTGTTTTTTCTGCAATATTTTGATAGTCCTTTATACCGGTAATTTTATAAGCCTCTGCATAGGCTAAAATCAATAATGCATTGTCATAGAGCATTTTTTCAAAATGGGGGGCAAGCCATTGATCATCTGTAGAATATCTTGAAAATCCAAAGCCGATATGGTCAAAAATACCGCCTTTATACATTTGCAATAAGGTTTTTTCAGACATTTCCAATGCTCTGTTTACATTTTCTGCCCTGTAATACTTCATTAAAAACAATAATCCATGAGCCATTGGAAATTTAGGGGCATTGCCAAAACCGCCATACTCTTCATCAAAACTATTTGACATGGATTCAAATGCCTGCCGAAGTATTTTCTCAGGGGAGGCTTCGAAGCTTTTTACTGTCTGAGGCTTTTTAATAAAACTTGTTATTTCATGGGCAAGCTTTTCCATGTCATCTTTTTCCAGTTTCCATCTTCTGTTGATTTCAGATAATAGTTCCATTAAGCCTGGCATTCCACGGCTTGAACGCTTTGGAAAATAAGTTCCTGCATAAAAGGGCTTTTTATCCGGGGTCATTAAAATTGTTAAGGGCCAGCCGCCGCTTCCTGTCATAGCCTGGCAAACATTCATATAAATGCTGTCAATATCGGGCCTTTCTTCCTTATCTACCTTTATGGCGATAAAATTAGCATTTAATATTTCAGCGACTTCCTCATCTTCAAAGCTTTCCTTCTCCATTACATGGCACCAGTGACAGGTAGAATAGCCTATACTTAAAAAAACCGGCTTATCTTCTGCCTTTGCCTTTTCAAAGGCTTCTTTGCACCAAGGAAACCATGCTACAGGATTATAGGCATGTTGCAATAGGTAGGGGGATTTCTCAGAAATCAATCTATTGGGTACGTTTGAATTTTTAGTCATAAGGGCATCACCTCCTATTATATTTAATACCTTTAGTATTAAGTAATATGTTAAAAATATACTTTTATAATATAGATTATAAAGCTATTATATCAATCTTTTTATCTAATTAAAATTTATGTTTTATTGAGAAAAACAGGGATTAACTAAATTAATAGTTAATCCCTGTAATGTTATTTATAAAATCTATGACCTCCATAATCATATAATTTTATCAAAGTCTTCTTATGCCAGCAAGTAGGGGTAATGCCTTTAATGGCTCTAAAATATAAAGCTCCTTGTGAATAATTGGTATTATTCAATGCTTCGATAACTGAGGTTATTATCTTGTTTGAAGGTATGGCTTTAGCATAAGCGCCAATTCTTGTCAGTTCAAGCTGATTTGGCTGAAAAAATACAGCATAAAGAGAATTAGGAAATATTTATTCTTAATCCTGTTCATAATAACATTAATAACTAATATTTGCCTTTTTTTATCTTTCCTATATGATTCGCTTTTTAGTACAATCTTACATTTTATTAGCCATATTCATAATCAATAAGTCTAACTATCTGGCAGACTTAATTTTTCAATCCAATAATCAGGGCTACTAGCTACATTTTTGTTAGCTAAAATATACATTGCAGCTTTAAAATCACTAATTTTATTAATTGCTTCAATTTTTAATGTAGACTTGAAAGAGTCTTACCTAAGCCAGTATTTTTATTGTGTCTTCAGCAACTGCATTTTCATTGCTATCAAAGAAATGGACTTGATGCTTATTGCCATATAGGACTATAGCGGAACCGATTCTATAATCATGACTGTAATCGGTTCTTACCTTTATGGTAGTTGCGTTCCTTTTTACATGCAGTATGGTTTCTGAACCATAAACTTCCATATGCTCAATTAAACCATCCATTAAACGGAAACGGCCTTCACCGCCTTGTGTATATAAATGCTCAGGCCTAAGCCCCAAAGTTACGGGTTCACCGGGAAAGTCTGCGGTTAATTCCACCGGCAGCCTGCACAGCCCCTCAATGTTTATATAATTATTGCCATCACATTCCACGAATCCCTTTAAAAAGTTCATTGGATATGTACCTATAAAACCAGCGACAAAGACATTATCTGGGTGGCTGTATAAATTCATTGGCGTATCTGCCTGCATTATTATTCCGTCTTTCATCACTACGATTTTTTCGCCTAAAGTCATGGCTTCCATCTGGTCATGTGTAACGTATATAAATGTTGTGTTAAGCCTTCTGTGTAAATCAGCAATTTCTTCACGCATTTGTATGCGGAGCTTGGCGTCGAGGTTTGAAAGCGGTTCGTCCATCAAAAATATTTTGGGTGCTCTGACGATAGCCCTGCCCATTGCAACCCGCTGTCTTTCTCCGCCTGAAAGTGCACCGGGCCTGCGTTCAAGCATCTTTTCAAGACCAAGGCTTTTTGCGGCTTCGCTAACCTGCCTGTTAATCTCAATTTTTGGAACCTTCCGTATCTTCAGTCCAAAAGCCATATTATCAAATACACTCATATGGGGATATAGGGCATAATTTTGAAAAACCATAGCCAGGTCCCTGTCTTTTGACGGTATATCGTTTACCGGTTTGCCATCAATTTCTATCGTGCCGCCTGTTACTGTTTCAAGCCCGGCAATCATACGCAGCGTCGTTGATTTACCGCAGCCGGAAGGGCCTACAAACACAACAAATTCTGTGTCTTTAATACTAAGGCTGATTCCTTTAACAGCTTCCGTATCCTGTGTATATTTCTTGCTGACATTGATTAGCTCCAGTGATGCCACGCTTATCTTCCTTTCTGTTTATTATTCCGTAGAAATAGGCTGCTGCTGGAATTAATACAATCAGCAGAAAATCGCTCAGTATATTAAAATCCCTTATATCAGGCTGAATTTTGTCAGTAATATGGACTTTATAAGCCCAACTGCCAATAGCATGCAGAGCACGGATATCCAAATAGCAGTAAGTTATCATAACAAACATATATAGCATACATGCCCCAGCAGCTAAAATCGCTATACAAAGTGTAAATACTTTTAAAAGTATAATTTTATGATTTTTAACAATGTCGCTTATATACTCAACTTGCATAGATGAATGTATATTGGCAACAGATTTTTTAAAATTGCTGATGATTGTGCCCAATAATATAACCAGAAGACCCATTGCGATTGCCAATGCCCCGACTTTTAGTTTCTGGTAAAACAATTTGTGAATATCCGCAGTAGGAATGATGTTATATTCATTTTCTGATATACCGTTTATTTTAAGTGAATTTATTAGTTCGGCTGAGGCAGACGCTTTGTTTATATCGGCTTTGCCTATAAGATTTTGAGGGAATTCTCCTTCATCCATTGGAACATACACATTACTGGTTTTTAGCTCTCCGTCAGATATGATACCTCTTACGGTATATATAACCCCTTCAATTTCAAATGCATTGCCTGAAATATCTGTAGTGCCAAAGATTTCAAATGCTGCGAATTCGTTTAAAACAGCCACCGCTTCGGTATTTTTTTGATCTGTTTTGGTAAAGAAACCGCCCGTACCAAGAGGATAACCTGTAACGTAGGGGTATTTATAATTTGTACGAATCAAATTGCAATCGAAATTTGCGTTGTTGGAAACCAATGCCGCCGGCTTTTTTGACGTGTATGTCAGCATTAAACCGTCATCATTCATATCTTCTATTTTCGCTCCGGAAAGCCCTATGGTATCATTTGATTTTGGTGTTGCAAAGACCAGGCTGTCCGGGGTTTTGGATACATAAAAACTGCATAAAACAATCAAAGCAAAAGTCAAAAGCAGCAGCAATAAGCTAAGTTTATTTTTCAAAAAAATCACTCGCGTTCTTTACTTTAATAGGGTCATTCTCCTCAAAGCTCTTATTGGATGCGGAAACAATCGGTTCAAAAAAGTCAATTCCTTTTGTGATTTGGGTATGGGTATTATCTGAATCGCCAATATCAACCCTGTTTTTAAAAGCATAGTACTCTTTTCCAACGATTCCTTCCCGCCTAGCAATTCGGTAGACAAAGTACCCATCCTTATCCATATTCAATGTTTCGTTTGGTACAAGGGTATAGGATTTATCGCTCTCCTTTTGGAATTCCATATTGAAGGTTTCACCGGGATTGATTTCATCCGATTCAAATGAAAGAAGCACGGTTTTGCCGTTTTCATCTGGCGTAATTTTGGTCACTATGGCCTCGGTACTGTGGTCGGCATTTGATATTTTTAAACTATCTCCCACAGTAACAAAATTGTTGTCTTTTGGTATACTGCATTCAATTTCCCTGCCGCTGCCGCTGCCTATGGTTGCCATATGATGGTTTTCTGGAATATACTGGCCTTCCTTAACGTTCAAATTGGTAACTACTCCGTCATCAGGTGCTGTAATTTCCAGATTATCTTCCATTTTTGCCAATTGCTTGCGATACTCTGCCTCAGTTTGGGCCATGGTTTCAATATCCAGGCTTTTGCTTTTCAGCTGCTGTTTTGAATCTATAATTTCCTGACGATAAGTATCAAGTTGTTTTTGTCTTTCTTTTTCTTTTTCATTTAGCTTTTCCTGAGCCAGCTTTTGTTTATCTGCAAGCTGCTCTTCAAGAGCGGCTAATTGTTTTTTTAAACTCTCAAGGTCATAAAGAGCTTTGTCAACGTCAGCTTTTGGCAATGCGCCGGCTTCATAAAGCTTATTGGTGTTCTGATAATCTCCTTCGGCCTTGCCAATTTGTCTGATTAAATCCTCTATATCATATCGGGATATGCTTTCTTCCTCGAACTGTTCATTTTCCAAATCCTGAATAAGCTTTTGTGTTCTTTGAATTTTCATGTTTATATTCTCGATTTCCAAGGATATTTTTTTTCTGTTGGTGTCACTTTCTGAAAGCTTTCTCTCAATCTCATCTCTGTCATAGGACATACGCATTATCACCTGTCCCTTTGAAAGAATATCTCCGTCTTTGACTAAAACTTCGGAAACTATTCCCGGCAGCTTTGAATATATGTCAGTTTGATGAGCCCAGCGGACCGTGCCGGTGGCTTTAACACTTTTTTTAAGCTTGCCGGATTTCGGCAATACGCCTACAACCTTCGGCTGATTGTATGAATATATCGTGTTTGAAAAAAACACCAGTATTATCATAAGGCCCATGAGGCAAATCCCCGATTTTTGTATGCTCCATTTTTTTCTGTTTTCCATACCTAGACTCCTGTAATTTATTTTACTCCCGACAATTCTATGCCCTTTTCAAGATCTTTCTGCCCCATTATAAGTGCCCACAGAGGTATTGCCATATATACGCAGGAAGCCGCAAATATAATGGATATGCGTCCTTCGGCGATGCGGGAAAGATATACTGACAGTGGCTCCTTTGTATAATCCTTGATAAAGATAATAGCTTGTTCAACAATATTCCAATATTCAATAAATGTCAGCATGCCAAGGGCTGCAATACCGGATTTCATCTGGGGAAGTATAATGGATAGAAAAATTCGAACTTCTCCGGCGCCATCCATTCTGGCCGATTCATAATAAGACTTAGGGATGGTTTTCATGCTCTGCCGCAGAAGAAAAGTACCAAAAGGGGAAAATATACCAGGCAGAATAATTGCCAGATAATTATCCGCTATCCCAAGCTTATTTGCTATGATAAAATTCGGCACTAATATAGCCTGCAAGGGCATTAGCATTACAATTATATACATATAAAATAATATTTCTTTATATCGATGCTGCCAGACTGTGAACCCATATGCCGCCAGTATAGATACCATAATATTTCCTGCGACAACAGGGAAGGCGATTTTTGCGGAATTACCCATTAAAATCAAAAATGAAGGATTTTCCGCCAGAATGGCTTTATATTGGGAAAAGGTCACGGTTTCCGGCACAATCCGTAATTCAATGAATTTTTCATATATATTGTCAGCAACGTCAAAAACAGACCGGCGGCCTGAAAAATTCAGAGCTACCTCACCTTCGGCCATAAAGGAGTTGGTAAATGTTATAACTAACGGCGATAGAAATATAACTGCCGAAAGGATTAATACTGCCAGTTTTACTTTATTGGCCAGCCAGCCTTGTTGTTTATTCATAACCAGCCGCCTTTCTTTCCGTTTTTAAAAATAGCACTGATAAAATTCCAATTGCAAACACCAGGAAAACTGATGCTGCCCCCAATTTAGGATAGTTAAGATTGTTAAATAAATTATTCATGAAATGCTGAAGCATATAAATGTTTTCGTTGGGATGGCTGCCGGTCAGCAAATAGATTTCTTTGAAAACCTTGAATGAATTTATAACAGACATAATCAACACTATGACAAATGTAGGCGCCATACAGGGTACAGTGATATGTATCAGCGTATTAAAATAACCTGCGCCGTCCATTTTTGAAGCTTCATAATATTCCACCGGTACGCTGGAAAGCCCCGATAAAAACAGAATCATATTATACCCTAGGTTTTTCCAGATAAATATCAAAACGATGACGCCCATTGAGCTTGCCGATTCAAGCCAGTCAACTGCCTCGAAGCCCATCACTGTAATAAGGCCATTCAGGTAGCCGTTGCTGGCGAACAGGCTGTTCCAGAAAAAGGAGATGGAGCCGGAGGGAATTACCATGGGAATTAAAAAAATCAGAGTAAACAACGTTTTATATTTGTTTTTTTGAAGCGCAAGAGCCACGGAAAAAGAGCACAGCATGCTAAGAGGAATACATAGGCCTAAAAACCTAAGGGTATTGAATAAACCCTTCAAATATGCCGGATTTGATATAAGTTCGGCGTAATTTGTGAGACCTGCAAAGCTCCCGCCCATCGCCCTGTCAAATAATGAGTATTTTATTGACGATAAAAACGGCCATATAAAGAATATTATAAACCCTGCAGCAGATGGCAGCAGAAACAGCGGCCCGGCACCCGAGATTTTTAGAAATTGATTTTTAGACTTTTTTCCGTTTGTTATATGCTCCATAGTGTTCCCCTTTATTAATAATATGACGTGAGTTCGATGGCGTCGAACCCCCTTGCAAAGCAAGGGAAATCCGCAGGATTTTTCACGTAATGAGTATAAACTTGTATTGTTTTCTTGCAAATTTGTACGAATATGGTTTAAAGTTTGCGGAATTTTAATTCCGTCGAACTCACTTTAATATAAATATTGTGCTGCCTGACATCAAAATTCAGGCGGTATATAGTAAATTTCAAATTAAACAGTAATAAAAATCGTATATATTGAATGGCTTAAACATAGGGATTTTATAGGTTTAAGCCGTTTATGAAAAATAGATTTTTATTACACCCTTGTGTGAAATT
This is a stretch of genomic DNA from Anaeropeptidivorans aminofermentans. It encodes these proteins:
- a CDS encoding M81 family metallopeptidase: MKIAIASMMHESNSFTEIRSVCEDFTTVFGEDVYRTKGWGESVVGGIYKTLQKEGAEIFPTFFARGIPSGMLTLETFLTFKNNIVKGLSEIPYLDGICLALHGSMAVDGEDDPEGALLEDIRKIWPDIPIVSSLDMHATLTDKMIRNCNGFYAYRKAPHTDAYDTGVRAAEILIQSLKEKKNLKTALVKIPLLVCGEQSETRVDPAKSLFESLIEIDKKDKVVASSYVMGFPWADSPFGGAGSLVCGCEEDLEFLYETAKDMAERFWSIRKEFQFSMEAKVPAEALKIANEFPEGPVFVSDGGDNPTAGATQNSLHMLFEMIKNNQKNAVFSTVADKFAFDQCLGKAKNEEFELIWVRDGEKIPQKFIFKDIIEVDGTKFAILKIQDITLIVSDKRCAPHNPELLESLGMDVMNYQTVVIKNGYLHPEYLKIAKRAILALSPGATALVLKDLPYVRTPRPIYPLDEDMEMDFHK
- a CDS encoding thioredoxin domain-containing protein encodes the protein MTKNSNVPNRLISEKSPYLLQHAYNPVAWFPWCKEAFEKAKAEDKPVFLSIGYSTCHWCHVMEKESFEDEEVAEILNANFIAIKVDKEERPDIDSIYMNVCQAMTGSGGWPLTILMTPDKKPFYAGTYFPKRSSRGMPGLMELLSEINRRWKLEKDDMEKLAHEITSFIKKPQTVKSFEASPEKILRQAFESMSNSFDEEYGGFGNAPKFPMAHGLLFLMKYYRAENVNRALEMSEKTLLQMYKGGIFDHIGFGFSRYSTDDQWLAPHFEKMLYDNALLILAYAEAYKITGIKDYQNIAEKTIQYILKELTSPEGGFYCAQDADSEGVEGKYYLFEPEEVIKILGETDGKHFNETFNITEKGNFEGKSIPNLIFTGIKNQNIEVHLPKLYEYRKKRYALHLDDKILSAWNGLMIGTLSSAYAAFKNPLYLNAAERAAAFIKDHMTENNTVFTSYRDGKISKTSFIDDYAFYIFGLLELYKVTFNNQYAEKAYNLTEKAIEEFYDINNGGFYLYGKSGEQLLTRPKETYDGAIPSGNSVMAYNMLILSKLNKTEKLEKYTEMQFEFMMKESFSYPSSHSFFMTALMLYMNPPKEIVCVLKDKSDFNFVVNQMPEDAIVKILDCETKEYPLKNSKTTFYICQHHHCLPPVNEL
- a CDS encoding cell wall hydrolase, with protein sequence MFPNSLYAVFFQPNQLELTRIGAYAKAIPSNKIITSVIEALNNTNYSQGALYFRAIKGITPTCWHKKTLIKLYDYGGHRFYK
- a CDS encoding ABC transporter ATP-binding protein, whose product is MASLELINVSKKYTQDTEAVKGISLSIKDTEFVVFVGPSGCGKSTTLRMIAGLETVTGGTIEIDGKPVNDIPSKDRDLAMVFQNYALYPHMSVFDNMAFGLKIRKVPKIEINRQVSEAAKSLGLEKMLERRPGALSGGERQRVAMGRAIVRAPKIFLMDEPLSNLDAKLRIQMREEIADLHRRLNTTFIYVTHDQMEAMTLGEKIVVMKDGIIMQADTPMNLYSHPDNVFVAGFIGTYPMNFLKGFVECDGNNYINIEGLCRLPVELTADFPGEPVTLGLRPEHLYTQGGEGRFRLMDGLIEHMEVYGSETILHVKRNATTIKVRTDYSHDYRIGSAIVLYGNKHQVHFFDSNENAVAEDTIKILA
- a CDS encoding ABC transporter permease: MNDDGLMLTYTSKKPAALVSNNANFDCNLIRTNYKYPYVTGYPLGTGGFFTKTDQKNTEAVAVLNEFAAFEIFGTTDISGNAFEIEGVIYTVRGIISDGELKTSNVYVPMDEGEFPQNLIGKADINKASASAELINSLKINGISENEYNIIPTADIHKLFYQKLKVGALAIAMGLLVILLGTIISNFKKSVANIHSSMQVEYISDIVKNHKIILLKVFTLCIAILAAGACMLYMFVMITYCYLDIRALHAIGSWAYKVHITDKIQPDIRDFNILSDFLLIVLIPAAAYFYGIINRKEDKRGITGANQCQQEIYTGYGSC
- a CDS encoding HlyD family secretion protein, with translation MENRKKWSIQKSGICLMGLMIILVFFSNTIYSYNQPKVVGVLPKSGKLKKSVKATGTVRWAHQTDIYSKLPGIVSEVLVKDGDILSKGQVIMRMSYDRDEIERKLSESDTNRKKISLEIENINMKIQRTQKLIQDLENEQFEEESISRYDIEDLIRQIGKAEGDYQNTNKLYEAGALPKADVDKALYDLESLKKQLAALEEQLADKQKLAQEKLNEKEKERQKQLDTYRQEIIDSKQQLKSKSLDIETMAQTEAEYRKQLAKMEDNLEITAPDDGVVTNLNVKEGQYIPENHHMATIGSGSGREIECSIPKDNNFVTVGDSLKISNADHSTEAIVTKITPDENGKTVLLSFESDEINPGETFNMEFQKESDKSYTLVPNETLNMDKDGYFVYRIARREGIVGKEYYAFKNRVDIGDSDNTHTQITKGIDFFEPIVSASNKSFEENDPIKVKNASDFFEK
- a CDS encoding carbohydrate ABC transporter permease codes for the protein MNKQQGWLANKVKLAVLILSAVIFLSPLVITFTNSFMAEGEVALNFSGRRSVFDVADNIYEKFIELRIVPETVTFSQYKAILAENPSFLILMGNSAKIAFPVVAGNIMVSILAAYGFTVWQHRYKEILFYMYIIVMLMPLQAILVPNFIIANKLGIADNYLAIILPGIFSPFGTFLLRQSMKTIPKSYYESARMDGAGEVRIFLSIILPQMKSGIAALGMLTFIEYWNIVEQAIIFIKDYTKEPLSVYLSRIAEGRISIIFAASCVYMAIPLWALIMGQKDLEKGIELSGVK
- a CDS encoding carbohydrate ABC transporter permease yields the protein MEHITNGKKSKNQFLKISGAGPLFLLPSAAGFIIFFIWPFLSSIKYSLFDRAMGGSFAGLTNYAELISNPAYLKGLFNTLRFLGLCIPLSMLCSFSVALALQKNKYKTLFTLIFLIPMVIPSGSISFFWNSLFASNGYLNGLITVMGFEAVDWLESASSMGVIVLIFIWKNLGYNMILFLSGLSSVPVEYYEASKMDGAGYFNTLIHITVPCMAPTFVIVLIMSVINSFKVFKEIYLLTGSHPNENIYMLQHFMNNLFNNLNYPKLGAASVFLVFAIGILSVLFLKTERKAAGYE